GTTGTTGACTCACAGCTAAACCTATTGCCTTGCTCGAACCCACCACAACTGCTAACTTTCGAGCGCGAGTAATGGCTGTATAAAACAGATTCCGGTTCAGCATGATGTAATGCTGCATATACAAAGGTATTATGACCACTGGATATTCAGAACCTTGGGACTTATGAATGGAAACAGACCAGGCTAGCGATATTTCATTAAGATCTGCAAAATCATATTTCACGTACCTTTGGTCGAACTGAATCATCATTTCTTGTTCGGTGCGGTCAATCTCTGTTACGATGCCCAGGTCGCCGTTAAATATTTCCTTGTCATAATCATTTTTTAGCTGGATAATGCGATCTCCTACTCTAAAGATCTGACCACCTCGTTCTATCTCTGCTTTGTCACAATGGGGCGAATTAATTAACTTTTGCAGCACTGAATTTAAATTCCTAGTACCGACTACTCCTCTAGTCATGGGGCATAATACCTGGACATCCGTAGCTGGATTAAAACCTAGCTGGGGGACGAGGTGCTGAATGATGTCGCAGATGGCTTGGACTCCGTGTTCTGGTTCCGTACCTCCTCCATGCCACAGACAGTCAGATGCAGGATTATCGCTAATGGGTTCGACTTTGGGGTAATATCCTTGGTTAATCTGATAGGCAGCCCGAATAATGGCACTACTGGCAGCTTGGCGAAATACTTCGGTGAGTCTGATGACTGGGATGCAGTTGGAGTCGATGAGATCTTTGAGAACGTTACCTGGCCCGACAGATGGGAGTTGATCGCTATCGCCGATAATCAGAAGCTGCGTATTAGGAGCTATAGCTTTGAGCAGAGAATGAGCGATAAACAAATCTAGCATCGATGCTTCATCTATGGCTATAGCATCATAGGGCAGAGGATTATCTACCCCTCTTTTAAACCCTCTGTTACTGGGGTCAAATTCCAAGAGTCTATGGATGGTCTTAGCTTCAATTCCGGTGACTTCACTCATTCTCTGAGCGGCTCGTCCTGTAGGAGCAGCTAGAGCTATCTTCTTGCCCATTGCTTTCCATAGAGCTACGATAGTTCGGGTAGTAAAGGTTTTACCGCTCCCTGGGCCACCTGTGAGAATCATGACTCCTGAACTTGCTGCTATTTCCACTGCTTGTTGTTGTTGAGCAGATAGTTGGATTTGATGCAAAGAGGTAAATTTGGAGAGCCACTCTCTGACACGATTGAGGTCTAATTCGGATTGACGGTACAGACGTTCGCTCAGAAGCTTCCCTAGATGTTGTTCGGCATAAAAAAAGCTGGGTTGATAGCAAGCGGGGACTTCACCATCAGTTTCGACTATCAGTTGAGTCTCTTGGCGCATTTCCTGGATTACCAAGGCTACACTCTCTGATTCAGTTTTATGTTCTGAAATAGTCAAGAGTTTGACTGCTATTTCTATGAGTTCTGGTTGCGGTAAGTAACAATGTCCATCTTCGGCAGCTTCCGATAAAACGTGGAGAATGCCAGATCTGTATCTGTACTTTGACCAGGGAGAAATGCCAATGTTTTGAGCAATCTTGTCAGCAGTCAGGAAACCGATGCCATATACGTCTATGGCTAGTTGGTATGGGTTCTCGTTAACGATCGAGATGGCATTAGCACCGTATTGTTTGAAGATCTTGACAGCATAGGTGGTGGAGACTCCATGTCCTTGCAAAAATACCATCACATCTTTGATTACCTTCTGGTCAGCCCAAGTTTTGGCAATTTGAGCCACTCGCTTTTTACCAATACCCGGTACTTCAATCAGGCGCTCGATTTGGTTCTTGATGATGTCTAGAGTATCGAGTCCAAAGTGGGCAACTATACGTTTGGCGGTCACTGGACCAACGCCTTTGACTAAACCGCTACCCAAGTACTTTTCCATCCCAGTCAGGGTGGCGGGTTTGGTTTCACTGTAGTGAACTACTTGGAACTGTTGTCCGTATTGGGGGTGTTCTTTCCAGTTGCCTTGAAGTTTTAGGGTTTGCCCTGGTTGGATGGTGGGGAAGCTGCCGACGATGGTGACTAAATCGTGGAATCGGGGGACTTGGAGCCTAGCCACTGTATAGCCTGATTCTTCGGAGTAATATGTGATGCGTTCGACTACTCCAGTGATGGATTCGGTGGGGGAGCGGGAATTACTGACTAATGCTGAAGGTGGAGAGGACATGGGGAGAAAGAGAGCAAGACCATTGTTATTGTAGGCTGTTGGGTGGTACTAGGACAAGTGTACTATAGTGGAGGAGGTTGAGGGAGATTCTGGCTACCAGGGCGAGCTCGCTCTTTGGTCACCCCCATTCTCGGTCAAGTTGAGAAGTTTCAAAAGGTTGTATGCCAATAGATAAGTAATATGTGGGCATAATTA
This genomic stretch from Merismopedia glauca CCAP 1448/3 harbors:
- the recD2 gene encoding SF1B family DNA helicase RecD2, producing MSSPPSALVSNSRSPTESITGVVERITYYSEESGYTVARLQVPRFHDLVTIVGSFPTIQPGQTLKLQGNWKEHPQYGQQFQVVHYSETKPATLTGMEKYLGSGLVKGVGPVTAKRIVAHFGLDTLDIIKNQIERLIEVPGIGKKRVAQIAKTWADQKVIKDVMVFLQGHGVSTTYAVKIFKQYGANAISIVNENPYQLAIDVYGIGFLTADKIAQNIGISPWSKYRYRSGILHVLSEAAEDGHCYLPQPELIEIAVKLLTISEHKTESESVALVIQEMRQETQLIVETDGEVPACYQPSFFYAEQHLGKLLSERLYRQSELDLNRVREWLSKFTSLHQIQLSAQQQQAVEIAASSGVMILTGGPGSGKTFTTRTIVALWKAMGKKIALAAPTGRAAQRMSEVTGIEAKTIHRLLEFDPSNRGFKRGVDNPLPYDAIAIDEASMLDLFIAHSLLKAIAPNTQLLIIGDSDQLPSVGPGNVLKDLIDSNCIPVIRLTEVFRQAASSAIIRAAYQINQGYYPKVEPISDNPASDCLWHGGGTEPEHGVQAICDIIQHLVPQLGFNPATDVQVLCPMTRGVVGTRNLNSVLQKLINSPHCDKAEIERGGQIFRVGDRIIQLKNDYDKEIFNGDLGIVTEIDRTEQEMMIQFDQRYVKYDFADLNEISLAWSVSIHKSQGSEYPVVIIPLYMQHYIMLNRNLFYTAITRARKLAVVVGSSKAIGLAVSQQRAQHRYTRLQKRLLSAQSGK